The Chloroflexota bacterium DNA window AGCAAATTGTAGTACCAAATCGCTTGGTCAATATCGTAATCAAATAAGTTTTTGGCCAGACAATGGAAGGGTCGTAGAGAAACCCTTCCGTTGGCCAACCCAAGAAGCGAGATAGCTTGGCAATTCGGAAACGTTGCCAACAATTCAAGGAGCCTGCATGACCAACTATTACGAAATGTTCAAGCAGCACGAAGAATCGATCGTCGAAACCATCATTACTACCTTGCAAACCCAAATTCCTACCTACGGCAAAATATCACGCGATGATGTTCGCAAACGGGTCATTGCTGGGCTTGATCCATATGCCCGCGACTTAGATACAGAGCATCCCAAGGCTTTTCCTGATTATTGGCGCGAAACGAGCTACTTACGGGCGCAACAAGGTATTCCGATTGGCGATTTCTTGCAGGTTTTGCTCCTTTCCACCGATATTATGATTCAGGGTTTGCGCCAAGCCTACCCCGATAGCACCGCTGATCAAATTAATGTGATTGAAAAAGGCCATCAAATTACGACCGCCGCGATTGCTGCTGTCTACGAAGGCTTTCAACAACACAAAGATGAAATTATCTCATCGCAAACCTATGCACTGGCCGAAGTTTCATCACCAATCGTGCCAGTCTATGAAGGCGTTTTGGTCTTGCCCTTAATTGGCTCAATCGATTCGATGCGAGCAGGCCAAATTATGGAATCGCTGCTTGAATCAATCAATACCTACAGCGCTGATGTGGTGATTTTGGATATTACGGGTGTTCCAGTGATCGACACTGGCGTTGCCAATTATTTGTTGCAATCGGCTCGCGCCGCACGTTTGCTCGGTTCAACCGTGGTATTGGTAGGGATTGGCGCTGAAATTGCCCAAACGATTGTTCAATTGGGCATCGATCTTACGGGCATCGTCACCCGCGCCAATTTACAATCGGGCATCGAATACGCCCTAGATTTACAAGGCTTGGCGATTCGCCCCCGTTAATTAGGCTCAACGCTGTTAAATCAGCATAGTTTTAGCGACTCGGCAGATCGCAGTAGGTTGGCATTTTTATCGCAATCAAAAAACCTAAGGTTTAGGAGGACTCGCAACTATGTCCGATTTAGCAGCTTTTTACACCAAACACTTTGATGAAATTATCGACTCTACGATCGAATTAATTCAAGCCAATGTCGTTGAATATAGCAAAATGGCGCGTGACGAACTTAAAAAACGTGCTGTTGCCGCCATCGATGCATTAATCCGCGATTTACGTGAGCCAGATGTTCATGCGTATCAACAGCATATGCGAGCGATCAGCTATGAGCGCTTCCGTCAAAATATTCCATTAAATAGCGTTCAACAAGTCTTACGTAGTATTAACCAAGCGACCGCCAATACATTTCGCAAATATTATGCTGAAGATCCCATCCTTTTGCTCGAAATGGTTGAACGCTTACATGAGCTAACCGAAGAAGGCATGATGGGCAT harbors:
- a CDS encoding STAS domain-containing protein, coding for MTNYYEMFKQHEESIVETIITTLQTQIPTYGKISRDDVRKRVIAGLDPYARDLDTEHPKAFPDYWRETSYLRAQQGIPIGDFLQVLLLSTDIMIQGLRQAYPDSTADQINVIEKGHQITTAAIAAVYEGFQQHKDEIISSQTYALAEVSSPIVPVYEGVLVLPLIGSIDSMRAGQIMESLLESINTYSADVVILDITGVPVIDTGVANYLLQSARAARLLGSTVVLVGIGAEIAQTIVQLGIDLTGIVTRANLQSGIEYALDLQGLAIRPR